A segment of the Panicum hallii strain FIL2 chromosome 1, PHallii_v3.1, whole genome shotgun sequence genome:
GGAGAATGTCTGGAGGAGAGTGCCCCTTGCCAAAGATAGCAACTCTCCCGGTCCTTTATAACCAAGCTCAACCATGGATCGATCGATGTAATTCGTACAAGTCGGTCATCCCTGTAAACCACCATGGCTTCCAAGATCCTGCTCTCCCTCCTCGTCCTCGCCGCGGTCTCGCCCGCAGAGCTGGCAGCCTTCGACGTGATTCAGATGCTCGTCGACAAGCCCCAGTACGCCGGGTTCTCCAAGGTCCTTGAGCAGACCAAAGTCGCGGGGGAGGCCAACCAGCTCAAGGCGGCGTCGCTGCTGGTCGTCCCCGAAAAGACGGTCAAGTCCCTGGTGGCTCTGCCCGCTGACAAGCTGCGGCAGGCGGTCGCGAACCACGTCCTCCTCAGCTACTTCGACCCAATTAAGCTGGACGAGATGAAGACCCGCACGGCGCTGCTCCCCACGCTCCTCTCCAACACCGACAAGGCCCTCGGAGTCCTCAACTACTCCAAGGCTGACGACGGCCAGATGTACTTCGGCGCCCCCGGCGCGCCCTGCGTCGCCAAGCTCGTCAAGGTCGTCGCCGCGCGCCCCTACACCGTGTCCATCATGGAGATCAGCGAGCCCATCCTGCCGCTCGGGTCCGGCAAGCCCGACGCAGCGCCCGGGCGCCGCGGCAAGGGTGGCAAAGGCAAGATCAAGCCGGCGGGCCTTGACGAGTCCAGTGAGGTCACCGGCAAGACCGACGATGCAGCGGGCAAGGCAGAAAGCCCCGAATCCGCGGCGGCTGCTCCAAGTCCAGCGTCTTAGTTGCGTCATCGCGCGCGTGGCGCCCGCCGCTGTCCGGCCGGGATGTCTGAGCACGTTGAACGGAGCGCCAGAATGGAATAGCCTATAGAAAGCACGCACCCGGTAGCTCCGAAACTGACAGCTCGTCGCATtcgttttctctctctctcttttcttttttcttttcgcttgcttaATTTTCAGTTTTGTGTAACAGAGATTTTACAGTACCGTGTACTCCACGTGACAAACCATCTAAATTGTTCCGATTCAATAGATAAGTTACTGTCAATTATGCTACACAATTGTAGTGGATAACAATACGTCAAAAACAGATAAAAGTTGGGTGACCCACGGTACTACGAACTACTATTTGTAGGATCGTCTCATTTTTTTCGCAACGGATAAAAAGGTTGTCCACCCTACTAAAGGATGTTTGGATGCTAAGGTTAAAGTTTAGCCCTGTTACATCGTATGTTTCGATGATAATTAAAATGATTAAATATGAGCTAAATATAAAACTAATGCAGAAACCTAGGgttaattcacgagacgaatctattaagtctaattaatctataattagcacatatttattaTAGCATCGCATGGGCTAATCATGGATTatttaggtttaatagatttcATGTCTCGAATTAGTCTAGGGGTTAGCAATTAGATTTGGCATTAGTCTACGTTTAACATTTCTAATTAGTAACTAAATATCCGAAATATCCGATATGACAGACTAAAATTTAGCCATGCTGGATCCAAACAGGATCTAACATGCCCGTGCACTGTAGCAATTCATTCATTCGGTCATAAAAATCTATTTTTAGGGGCAGTTGGTGTTTCATCCCATCCCTGCAAATCATCTCTACTTTTTAGGGTATGTTGAAATATGAACCATCCCTTGGAAATCATTATTTTCAGGAGTGTTTCGTGTTTCAAACCGCTCCTCAAATAGGGTATTTCTAGGGCGGGCATTGCAGCCTGCCCCTAGATATACTTGTCAAAGTTCTTGCGAGGCATATTTAGCTTATTTAGCCAGAATGAGTAACTCTTGAGGTGTGGTGGGAAGGGAAGTTCTTGCGAGGCATGAGGTCAAAGGTTGAAATCCTAGAAAGCAAATACGCAAAGCAATTTCACAACTTGTGAACGTTAGCACGGTGGCCACTTGAGTGTGAGAAAACAATTCCTATTTTTTTGAGCTGTTTTCTTTTTAATTCTATTGTTTTGAATTTTTTAAATCGATTTGTAGGAGGACTGTAGCCCGATTGGCTCCTAAAAATATCTTATTTTGAGAACCATTCCAACAAATATCTTATTTTTAACTAGAAAATTAGCTGCAGACCGCGTGTCTGGCTCTAGAAATAATTTTTTGAGACCCCTTCTTACAAATATCTTATTTTTTGGCTGGCCCTAAAAATGATTTTTCTAAATAGTGCCATCACCTATTGTTGGTGTTTCTTATACCCAAAAGAATTGATATTTCGCAAGTGCATAGAATTACCGTTTTAGCGTTTATCTTAAAATATTTCAGGATATAGTAAATTTTCTCAAGAAAGCATTATAGTTAAAGAGTATCGAAGCGAATACCAAATCTTACTAGTTATATCAACCAACTAACTTGGTAGGGGTAAACAGGATAAGATAGATAAGGGTCGGCAATGACCGTGACACATGAGACTCAAACTTAGAGCGGGAGGTAGCTAGGTGAACAACGAGCAAAAAAGACTCCTAAATTACTTCTAAACTAAACGAACAAGCCTCGCTAGACTAGGACCTGCTTCTAACTGAATTACAAGGAACCATAACTTATTTCAGGCGCCTTAGGCAGGGTTGCAGGACCCAGGTAGGGATGAAAAAGGAGTCCCCAACAGTCGACTACTCCTCATATCAAAACATCTGAATGTAGTGGACTACAACGCTCTTCGTAATCCGGTTGCTGCTTGACCTCTTATGCCACGCACACCTCCTATTCCGCTCCCACACTGCCTTCATCTCGCCGTCATTGTGCGTGTTCTGCTAGGGGGCAGTCATCATCTAGCCCTACAAGATCGCCAGGAGGTACCTCGGCTGGACGTTTTGGTTCGACCTCATCTCTGTGCTGCCGCTGCCGTAGGTCAGCCATTGCATTGATGGCGGTTGCAAGAAATGAGAGAGCTTTGATATTTAGAACTGAGAGATGTTTGCTACCATGCGTGGAGATCACGATCTGGATCATTATACCGCGGCTGAATGAGTCGCCAACGGTGAACCGGAAGAACATCCTCCACTTCATCAGCATCCTCTTCCAGTACCTCCCACGGCTGTTCTATATCTTCACACTGTCGAGGCAGATCGTCATGGCGATCGGGGTCATGACGGAGACAGCATGGGCCGGCGCCTCGTACAACCTAATTCTCTACATGCTGGCGAGCCACGTACGTCATCGATCGCCTCTCCATCATCTGGGTTCACCATTTCCTTTCCTCCTCATCCCAAACTTCTATCGCCCTGATGAGATTCTTCCACTACTACAGATTAGGTCTTTGCAAACGGGCTTTCACCGCTGGTTCCAAAGTTAGTGGCCGTAATGGCCTCATCACCATCGGTTTGTATTACAAACCGTAGTGACGGTGTCACCAACCATCACAGCCGTTTCTAGCCATGAACTGGTGGTAATGAGCCTCTAGAGTACAAAACCCcaaccccttcttcctcccaccACCTTTCTTCCCCAACCCGACGGCCACACCCTTCTCCTCCATTGTTGTGGCCGTTTTTGACCGAAATTCTCATGAAACTTCCCTAATCTTGATGTATGGACTCCACCACCTTGTTCCAAGGTTAGTAACCATCAATGCATTGGATTTCTACCCATTTTATTTGGATTAATCTTGCATTACATGATGAATTGATCACTTAGAGCTTTTTTCTTCATTTTAGGACTATTTCTCACCAAAATTCATCATGTTGGCTCCTCTTTTTTGGTGTTTGAGTGCACCAACTTGTGCTAGGTAAGTGGCTAGCAAACCATTGGATTCATGCCCTTTATCTTACAATTAATTATGCATTTTGTGATGAATTGATCATGGAGAGTCTCTTTTTCTTCAGTTTAGGTTAATTTCTCATCAACATTCATTATGAGGGCTCCTCTTTTTTGGTGTTTGAGTGCAACAACTTGTGCTAGGTTAGTGGCTAGCAATCCATCGGATTCATACCCTTTATCTTAGGATTAATCATGCATTTTGAGATGAATTGATCATGGAGAGTCCCTTTTTTCTTCATTTTAGGACTGTTTCTCATAAAAAGTCATCATGGAGGGTCGTTAAAGTTTGAGGGTTGGACTTCACATACATGATTCAATGTACAGAACTAGCTATTTATGGTTCGATTGTTGTCAAAATTATGATGATTTGGATGTAAAGGATCTTTCTTAATTAATTTAGAGGCCATTTCTTAATTGCGATGATCGGGAGGTAATGGCTCTTAATTAATTTAGAGGGTGTTTCTTAATTATTATGACCGGGATGTAAATGCTCTCTATTAATTTAGAGGGCATTTCTTTATTGTGCTGATCAGGATGTTTTTATATTTCTTCACATATGATATTTGTCATGAAACTTGAGAAATTGAAAATCTATATGTAGAGATAATATTTTTATTAAATTAAATTCTTATGCGTTTTTATATGCATATAGATGAATCAAGGATGGACGTACGGTATGAAGGCTGTAAATTTGGATTTTGTCGATGGCGTTGACTCATTTGTGCAGACCACAAAGGCATACAAGAACCTACAAGATGATGGCTACGTGTATTTGCCATGCATTGATTGCAAAAATTAGAAGCAGTTTGGCAACATTGAGCACATCCACTTTCATCTGCTATTTAGGGGTTTTATGCCTAACTATCAAGTTTGGAACAAGCACGGTGAGGTTGGTGAGaatgggagagagagagagagagaatgtaACGAATGAAACTGAGCCAGATTGTAAGGATATTATGAACCAACGACCTTTTCGGGAAGAGTTTGTCATGTATAAGATGTTAGAGGAGCATCAAGCTAGCAGCGCCACAAATTCTCAGAATTCTAGGAAAAATGATAAGCCCCATAAGACCATCTCTTGTGGGTATATTAGCAAAATACCCGAATGGGAGGAGCAGGTGGAGTAGCTGGTCCATAGTGGTATTACGCTGCAGACAGATGGGTGGGATCCTCAGGCCGTGATGTATCTTCTAGGGTGGGGTGCCTACTACAACCCTGATGGTTCCCTTGGTTTTCGTGATCGTGCTGCCGAGGAACTGGGACGCAAGATACAGGAAGCACACGAGGCTGCTGCCATATGTGTTTTGGCAGCAGACAGGGAGAATGATGAGCTGACTCGAGCACTGGGAACCAAAGAGCACCGCGGCCGCACACATGGGACCGACAGTGTTCCATGGTTGGTTGCCTCCCATGAACATTTGGGCACATACAGGAGCCGTGGGAGGAGGAATGCTCGGTGAGAGGCCGAGTGGCATAGTCTTTTATAGGCTGTCCGTGAAGAAGTAACCACGAATGAGAAGTTCAAGGCAGAGCTTGTGGAATCACTTGACCAAGGTGCTCCCATGGCTCCCAGAGAAGTTGTGCCAGATCTTGCAAGTCTACCAAGGTTGGTTCGGAGTAGCTGTGGAAGCACTGCGTTGCCCGAGGAGGATGTTGGAGTCACTTTCCCTATGGATAAGATCACAAAACCAACACCTTACCATCTATACATCCACTATAAGTTCTTTGATATGAAGGTGGCCGTAGGTTAGGCTGAGCTAACCGGCCAAGGGGTTATGCTTCATAATCACCCATTACCTGAAGGTTATCCCAAGGTTACCATTGATACTCATGTTGAGAGCAAATACGGAAATGTGGTGTTGGATTCCCCGTTGATGACAACAAGTTGCTAAGAGATAACATCGGATGCTTTGTGGCGTGGCAAAAGCTCTACATAAAATCTGAATCAGAATCGGAGTCATCCGGTCATGATCCTCGAGAGTCACCGAAGATGGACCTACCTCCTTCACTAATGTCTAAAAGGGAACCAAGCCCCGCGCCTCAAAGGGAGTGTTGGGTATTTTAGTGATAGTGAATAAATTAGCAAACGCACGGATccgttgtagctttcacctTATAATATTCAAAGGGTATCAAATCCAAGGGAACATGTGTGTACTAACTTCTAATCTAGTCGGTCCAAGGACACACCAAGATAGGTGGCAAGGGTGGAGAGGATTCCTAAGGTAGCAATATAGGTGAGTTAAAGGTTGATCACTTTGGCAAAATACTTGCTTCGGGCACTAGCTTACACCTGGTCTGCTAGGAGACTCCAGCCAACAACTTTACACTATATCCAAACGTAGAGGGTTACAATGGACcgatagggctgtcaccacctacgGCGTACCTCTAACAATCCATAAGATATAAGGCAAACAAAGGATAACTGTCAGGTCCGGAGCCACGGGAGTGCGCACGTGGCatgaatattctagaataagggatggggcatgtccAATACCTTATACCTATTGTAAGCTACTTGGCCACAaataggactagtcggaacatatggaaactacccgagtagtactcgggtaggactctgaGCTTGTATTTTGCTAGGATATCTGTAATCCTATCcctcagactatataagggcgggcagggaccccctccaacaCACAATCATCTAATGCAATACAAACTACCGCACAAGATGTAGGGTGTTACTAAAAGTGAATTTGCCCCCCTAAATggattttggtgttgatgacatgaATAATTAAGGTTTATCAAGTTATGGATAGGTTAAAATTCGATGAAATGAAAACGAGCAAGAAAAGACCGCAAAAGATTAAgttctattttgaatttgagtataggtttcaccgtactattaagagggacacgaatggatagcatgaagatgtcaaagtgcttaattgagatgctaaccaCTCAAGAGAGACACAAAGCACACACTTGTGCACTTAGTTTTCTCACTGACTTAGTGtgtgttggaagttccgaccccTGTCGGAAGTTGCCAGCTTCTTCTGACAGGAGATCCTTGGGTAGCTGACTTAATAGGGTTAGAAGTTCCGACCAGAGGTTagaagttccgacaatcacttatCCTGTACACTAATGGCTACCTTTTAGGGCTCGGGTATTTCTACCCCCTCAGCCTCTCTTAACTTGCTGATGACTCTTCAGGAACACAACACCTCCTAGAGCTTCAAATCCTTCTCCCCACTCCCTCCAAGAGCTAATCCTTGAGTTGATTTGAGCTAATGCTTGGGTGAGAGAAAGTTTGAGGTGTGAGGCTTGAGCTTTTGAGAGAGAAGGCAGCCAAGGTCATCtgaagagcacttgaagcatcttcagCCATCAATTCACGTTtattactcttgaagcttgcttctagacggtTCGACATTAACTGGTTGAGCGTTCTCTCATGTTGTGCGCCCcaggaagtttgtattacccatcctttgtggatttcatagtaagtgactcaatcctcctttgtagTTGATTGAGGGAGGAAAAGGGTTAGTGTAAGACCctgctctttgtgagctcctcaacggagacatAGCTTCCTTAGTGGAAGTAACTTTGGTGAACAAATCACATGTAACTTGTGCTTATTGCTTTTATCTATTTCTCGTTGACCTAGAATTCGATTTGTCCCGATCTACGGTCTCGTGATGTTGCTCTCAAAAAGTCCACTTGCAGTACTCTCAGGACTTCATTGCTGAACTTTTGAATCAAAcaggttctgcagtttcaagtttaattttgaatttcataTAGAAATTACctttgtcggaagttccggttctgtgtcggaagttccgacccatCGAAACTTCCTACATagtgttggaagttccgacGGATTTAACCATTGTGAagaattttcataaattttcagatacacctattcaccccctctaggcatcactAAGATcttttcaattggtatcagagcctaatCTCTTGATTAAAGCTTGATCGCTAAGGGATATCAAGATGTCTCAAGTTGGGGATGGCATCACCGACGCCACCGAAGCTACCACCGTTCAAGCGGCTGCTGGTCTAGGCGTTGGGGGATGTTCTGGAAACCCCTTTGGCTAGACAAGCCATCCACCCTCCATTCATGGATCCGTCTCAAGTGATGACTCAAGTTCAAGTGATAAAGATGAGGGTTAGGACACGGAAGTaagaagaaggagaaaagagaagatGAAGGCCAAAATTGAGAAGAAGGCTGAGAAGTTGATGAGGAAGAGAATCAaggaagaaagtgagaagcATCCTTTCTTCGGGTAACATCAAGTTCCTCATAACTATGCATCATCTCAATATCCTACTTCACAATTTCAATCGGTCTAGTTGGGAAAACCTCCTTTTTGATGGGATGGATTATCCCAAGTGGTCATCTAACATGAAAATGCATCTGCACGGGCTTCACCCCTCTATTTGGGAAGTTGTTGTTGTAGGTATGACTCCTCAAAGAAATGGTGTACCCATGGCCGAACAAACTCTAGACTACTTCTGCAATGTGCAAGCCGTGAGGGTCATCACCGTTGGGTATTTTAGCGATAgcgaataaatccgcaagcgcacgaataccgttgtagctttcacctTAGAGAATTCCAAGTGTTATCGAATCCAAGGGAACGTGTGTGCACTAACTTCTATTCTAGTCGGTCCAAGAACACACCAGGATAGGTGGCGAGGGTAGAAAGGATTCCTAAGGTAGAACTATAGGTGAGTTAAAGATCAATCTCTCAGGAAAAATACTTGCTTCAGGCACCATCTTGCCCTAGTCTGCCAGGAGACTCCAGCCAACAGCTTTATGCTATATCcgaacgtggaggattacaaaggacctagagggctgtcaccacctacgGCCTACCTCTAGCTATCCGTTGGATATAAGGCAAATGAAGGATAACCCCTAGcgtagacaccacgtctacactATTGATTACTACTGCAGTCTAACTACGTCTGATGTCCCGTAGCAAACTACAGCACTCTGTATAAATATAGAGCGACGAACCCGCAAGTAAGAGAACTGATCTCACTCAACTACAAGAACTAATAGCGTATCCTATAGACATACATGAGAGCACTCAAGCCTATGCTATGATAGCAAGGGAATAATGCTATTCATGCAACCAAGTATAACACTATAAGAAGGAATCACAAATGCTTACTTAACTCTGAAGAATGTAGCAGCATCCGTAGAGGTACAAGTTGGAGAAGAGTGCCGACAGGCCCGGCGCCCCTTCGAACTaccccctcactctctccctactcTAAACACAGGCTAGGCAAGGCTTTGCCTTCAGAATGAGGCTCAAGACTCTCTTGGATGGTGTGTCCTCCTTCTTACCCCCTCCTCTAATATTTATAATTGTGGACAGGGGGCCTTCGGCCAGCGAAATAGGTGAAGTCACCTGGAACCGACATTGGGAGGAGCTGTGGAGGAGCCACGTGGAAGGAAAACGTTGGTGGAGCTCAGCCTGGTCCTTGGCTCCCATCGCCTTATCCTTAGGCAATGTGGCTGCCCAGTGAGCCCTTATGTCGGTTCTGGGTGCTATGAGCCAAGTTGAGTCGGTTTACCCCCTCTAGTGGGCCCATGGATCCTTGTGCTTGTGCCTGATAGGCCAGAAGGGTGTTCCTTTGGATTGAGAGGTGTGTTTCCTTGCTCTTAAGGAGTGTTTTCTCCTCTAATTGACCTGCATACAAATATTCACCAACACTTGTGGAATTTGTTAGTAATATCCCCTACCACTAATGTTGATGCTTATCTTTCCGATGTTTATGTAGGAATTGACAGCTTAAATGTGGTACTTAAGTGCTATCAACAATCACAAGCTCTCTTTGTGCTCAAGAATTTAACAAAGTCCGCAATGTTTTAGTGGCCAAGCTAATTTAGGACACGTTAAGAGAGACTCATGAGGGGACCGATGAAGTTAGAGAAGGCAAGATGGACTTGTTGCAAGGAGAGCTAGAGCACTTTGTCATGCATGATGAAGAAACCGTGAGGCAAATGTATGATAGACTAATGGTTCTTGTGTCAGACATTAGATCTCTTGGAAGCACCGAGTGGATGACCACAAGGTAATAAAGAAATTAGAAGAGATGCAAAACTCAAGACCAAGACACCCAATCAACTTCTTGGTGAAATTCTCCATCAAGAGTTGGTTGAGAGGGATATGGCCAAGTCACTTAGCGACAAAGTGAAGAATAATGTAGCACTTAATGCTAGCTCAAGTGACAAGGTTGAATCAAGTCCCAATGCCCTCAAGACAAAGAAAgaagattcaagtgatgaaggTTCCACTGATGAAGAAATGGCATTGGTCTTAAGAAACTTCAAGAAGTTCATAAAGAAGAAATACTACAAGAAAGGTGGTGATGACAAGAAGAGGCCATCACAAAGAAGATTCTATGAGTGCAAGGAAGTGGGCCATTACATTGCCGATTTCCCACAATTGAAGAACAAAGAAAGGAGGAGAAGAGGTACATGGAGAAGAGCAAGGACTACAAGAAAAAATATCGAGGTCATGTTCATGTTGGTCAAGAGTGGGAGTCTAGTCCTGAAGACTCCGATCAAGAAGGTATGGCAACTCTAGCCATACCCAAGTCTTCAAGAAAGCTCTTCAACAACATctctgatgatgaagatgacgcTCCTTtttgcctcatggcaaaagggaCTAAGGTACAAGAATCATCCACCACTTCTTCCCAACCTTCCTCCACATCTAATAATGGAAAAAATAATTTGGAAGATGAGGAAGAACAACATAGCGCTTACATGATAAAATAATTTGGAAAGAAAGgttttaaagaaattaaaaagCTTATGGAGAAATTTGAGAAGAACAGAGAGTGTCTCGATAGGCAAGAAGACTTGCTCATCCTTGATAAGGACGGAAACCTTGCCTTGGAGAAGGCTCTTGCCGAGGAAAATGTGAAGGTTGAAAAATTAGCCATTGATCTATCTCTAGCTAATGATTCAAATGAGAGGATGTCAAATGTAGAACACTTTGGTAAATGAATCTCTACCTTCCATAAAGGCCACTCAtatttgtgacactcaggtaattagtgtggTCACATCCTAAACTTGAGTGTAATGTTatatgcaaaatgtggtaaaagtgagtttaaaaatttaagtactaagggaaaagggttatttatataattatattttaataaatgtccttttgtgctaaatgggtaaacatggagggtagaattcaaatgtatgagggttattttgcaaaagtcaaaaacttgtgtttaaatcgcaaaagtaggtgaaactaccctttggatatatttgtagtgtagttcttaaatagggtttgtataaagtttagaatcttTGCTAAATTTTATTTCAACTCCAACTcattagctcttctgtggatgaaccttaaagcaaagttgtgcattatgaaaaaccatacatttttgcttttgggctcATCTCCGTTTGAGCACTGGTTGAAAGTTACTTATgctttacagtagggtccctggcTTTTCTGCTTTTTGCACCTAAGTCCTCCATCATCTTCCTCGAGTCCCTAAACGCCCCTCCCTCGCCCATGCGTCGCCCCACCACTCCTCTCACCGCCCGTGCTGCCCCCGCTGGCCGTTCCCCGCGCAGCCAtgtcgggccgccggagccgaGCGGTTGCCACGCACCCgagggcacgccggcgccgcccgctgtCCTGAGCTTGGCCCGTGactgcctctctctctctctctctctctctctctctctcttctacAAGGCCGCGCTCTCCTATAAAACCCGACCCGCACCCTTTTTCTCCGGCtgcttttcctcttcttcctcctcgcgacaccgagccgccgccacacttcctcgccggaattcgccgcGATCACttcaccccgcccaaatcccagctgcccaccgcttcctcacctcctccactagctccccgacctgatccggtccagctcctggccctccttcgccggaatcgctTCCACCCCGTGCCacctctcaccggagccgcctaagcacgacctcaccgtcgacgacccccttccaCCACTTCTTCGGCCAAATTAAGTACAAGAATCGTATCCTCATCTCCCCCTGGTGCTCTTGCGCGCTTTAGttccccatgttcgccggcccttcgccgggaacggcgacgcgccgccacggccgccgcccctcctcgccgccggccgtgctccaccCCTGCCCGTCGAGCCCCACCCCCTCCAACCGACTCCCCACACCCTGTGGGTCATGCCAGGCCGgcctctccccgccggcgacctcgccgccggtgggaacgtgccggagccgATCGGCGGGCCGTCGTCGGGGCCGGGCAGGGGTATATCTGCGAATAGAATTCTTGTTCTAAGGACCTAGACGCAAAAAGACTAAGGACCCCCCTAAaggttttattatttcatgtgaacaatgctgctgccttgtaaaaaATTCATGG
Coding sequences within it:
- the LOC112897001 gene encoding fasciclin-like arabinogalactan protein 3, which produces MASKILLSLLVLAAVSPAELAAFDVIQMLVDKPQYAGFSKVLEQTKVAGEANQLKAASLLVVPEKTVKSLVALPADKLRQAVANHVLLSYFDPIKLDEMKTRTALLPTLLSNTDKALGVLNYSKADDGQMYFGAPGAPCVAKLVKVVAARPYTVSIMEISEPILPLGSGKPDAAPGRRGKGGKGKIKPAGLDESSEVTGKTDDAAGKAESPESAAAAPSPAS